ATACTGGAATGAGTATGCAAAGTGGTACAGGCTTTGGCGTCAACATAATGCCTATCATGAGCCAATAAAAAGACTTCTCTTTAAATTTATTCAGCCCGAAACCAAAATCCTTGACATCGGAGCAGGAGATGGAGTACTCAGCATTCCTTTAGTAAAAAGAGGCTGTTGTGTGACAGCTCTTGAACCTTCTCATTCAATGCAAAACTATCTTTATGAAAATTCTTTCAAGCACGGTGTTAATTTAAAAGTTGAACCAAGAAGATTTGAAGATTTACAATGCTTTGAACTAAAAGAATTTGACCTTGCTTTAGCCTGTAACAGTCTTCATCTTACTGAATACGGAGTTGAAGGCTCTTTACTCAAGATTTTTAGCTCTCAAATAGAAAGTGTTTTTCTTGTCACTGAAAAAGATGTGAAAATTGAAGAAGTTAACTCTATATATCCTGAATACTCCTTGATTTTTAATCACTCCTACTTCTGTGAGAGCTCTTTTGCATATCACAGTCTTGATGAAGCCTTTGAACACTGGGAGTTTAAATACAAAAGAGAGCTTTTTAGTTGGGAGAAAGAAAAGCTCATTAAGTCAATTCTCT
The nucleotide sequence above comes from Thermodesulfovibrio aggregans. Encoded proteins:
- a CDS encoding class I SAM-dependent methyltransferase, which produces MKATVLGRSLKLWLFYLIMIATEIKKISYWNEYAKWYRLWRQHNAYHEPIKRLLFKFIQPETKILDIGAGDGVLSIPLVKRGCCVTALEPSHSMQNYLYENSFKHGVNLKVEPRRFEDLQCFELKEFDLALACNSLHLTEYGVEGSLLKIFSSQIESVFLVTEKDVKIEEVNSIYPEYSLIFNHSYFCESSFAYHSLDEAFEHWEFKYKRELFSWEKEKLIKSILFEKDHYWLKDFTIVNIFYWRRVL